Genomic window (Streptomyces cadmiisoli):
GCCAATTCGGCACTGCTGGGGTTGGCACTGGGAAACGGCGACCCGGCCATGGCGAAACTGGCGGGGGTGGCGATCGTGGCCTATCTCGCGGGCGCGGTGCTGGGCGGGTCGGCTGCCGCACGAAGCGGCCGCGGGGTCCGCTCGGGCATGCGCGGGGCCCTGGCGGTGGAGTGCGTCGTGCTGTCAGCCGTGTGGGCGTTCTGGCTGGTCGTCGACGGCAGGCCTCAAGCCGTGGAGAAAGCGGTGCTGCTCGCCGCCAGTTGTCTCGCCATGGGATGTCAGAGTGGTGGTATCCGAGTGGCGAGCGGTGGCGCACTGACCACCGCCTATATGACGGGTGCCATGACCGGTGTCGTGACGGACTTCGTGACGCGCAGACGGTTCGACAGACATGTCGCGCTGATCGTGCTGCTGCTCCCCGTCGGAGCCGCCATCGGCGGCTTGACCGTCCGCTGGGCCCGCCTGGCAGCCCCCGCCGTACCCGTACTGCTGGTGGCCGCGGCCCTCGCAGTCGTGATGTACGGCGGACGAAGCGCGGCTCGCCGCCACCACGGTGCCGAGCACAGCGACTAGGTCGCTCCCGGCACTGGACGACGGCGAGCACAGCGTCAGTCCCGCCGGCCGTGGACGACGGCCGGCACAGCAAGTAGGACTCTCTGGGCCCTGACCGCTGACGAGCGCGACGAGTGGGCCGCACTCGGCCCCGAACTGCGGCCGGCAGGCCACTCGGGCGAAGGCCCGTTGATGCGGGGCTGTCCGATCAGCGGCGGACGGCGTCGGCGGCGTAGGCCCAGAGCCGTTCCGCCGCGTGACGGTCGAGGGCGTGCCGGGCGACACCGCCGGGGCCCTCGTCGTCGATCTCCACGACCCGGGCCTCCTGGTTGTCCTCGAAGTAGCGGCCGGTGACGCCCTTCACCAGCGGTGACGCGGCCAGCAGTACGGATGTCGCGGCTCCCTGGGCGGGTGTCTTGTAGTACGGCAGCGGTGTCAGGTTCCCTTCGTCGTCCATCACGCCGAAAGCGCGCATGGTGTCGTCGTCGAGATGGCGCTGCAAATTGGTCAGGATGTACCCGGGGTTCAGGGCGTTGACCGCGATGCCGTCCGCCGCCCATCGGTCGGCCCCGACGGCGAAGAGGACCATGGCGGTCTTGGACTGCCCGTACGCGACCCAGGGATCGTAGGGGCGCCCCTCGAACTGCGGGTCGTCGAAGTCGAACGGCACATTGCGGTGGGCGCCTGAGCCGACCAGCACCACGCGGGCCGATCCCGCGGCGCGCAGCGCGGTGTGCAGGGCGGTGGTCAGCGCGAAGTGACCGAGGTAGTTCGTGGCGAGCTGCAGCTCCCAGCCGCCGGGACCGACCTCGCGGGTCGGCAGGGCCATGATCCCGGCGTTCGCGACCAGGATGTCCAGCGGACCCTCCCAAGCCTGCGCGAAGGCGTCGACGGAGGTGAGGTCGCCCAGGTCGAGTGCCTCGGCTCGCACGCTCCCCGCGCCGCGAACGGCGGCGATCTCGGCGGCCAGCGACTCGGCGGCCTCGGGACGGCGGGTGGCCACGGTGACCTCGGCGCCGGCCAGGGCCAGGGCCCTGACGGTTTCGGCCCCGATACCGGAAGCGCCGCCGGTGACCACGGCGCGGCGTCCGGTGAGGTCCACGCCGTCGATCACCTCGGCGGCGCTGGTGTGGGAGTGGAAGGGGGTGGTCAGTCTGGATGCGGCGTTCACAAGTGGTCTTTCCGGAGATGCGGAGTCCGTACGCACTTCACCGTACGATGGCCGAATCGGACGATCTACAATTCAACGTCCGAGATACTTCAGCCATCGTCCAGAAGGAGTGCCATGGATCCGCTGGAGGACGTGCTGGCCCTGCTGCGGACACGCAGCCACCTGTCGTCGAGCCTCGCGGCGGGAGGCCGGTGGGCCGTGCGGTTCCAGGCACCCCCCGGTGTGAAATTCAATGCGGTACGACGGGGCAGCTGCCTCCTGGAAGTCGACGGCCTGCCCGAGTCCATCGCCCTGTCGGAAGGAGACTGCTACCTGCTCACCCGCCCGCTGCCTTTCACCCTGCGCAGCGACTCGGAGGCGACCCCGGTCGACGCGGCCTCCGTCTTCGCGGACGTCACCGGCGGCGTGGCGCGCACGGGAACGGGCGACGACGTCTTCCTGATCGGTGGTCGCTTCTCCTTCGGTGAGCGGGCCCAGGAACTGCTGCTCGACGGACTGCCCCCGGTGGTCCATGTACCTGCCGGTACCGAGCAGGCCGAGGCCCTGGAGTGGGCGCTCACCGCCATCGACCTGGAACTGCGGCGCAAGCCGCCGGCCTCGACCCTCGTGGCGGAACACCTGGCCGTCGTGATGCTCGTCCATGTCCTGCGTCTGCACCTCGACCGGCGGCCCCACGCACTGTCGGGATGGCTGTCCGGTCTGGCCGACCCGGTGGTGGCCGAGGCTTTGGCGGCGATGCACGAGAATCCCACCCACGCCTGGACGGTGGCCGAACTGGCCGGGGCCGCCAAGGTGTCACGCTCCACGCTGGCCGCGCGGTTCAAGGACACGGTCGGTCAGGCCCCCCTGGAGTACCTGACCGGATGGCGGATCGAACTCGCCTCCCGGCGGCTGCGGGAGGGCACCGAAACCCTTGCATCCGTCGCCCGCTCCGTCGGGTACGGGTCGGAGAGCGCGCTCAGCGTCGCCTTCAAACGGGTCACGGGAATCTCACCCAGCACGTACCGAAGGCAGTTGAACGCCGTCGGGCCGGCGCACGACGAGGACTCGGGCACGGTGGACCAGGGCCTGTCCCCAGCAGGGGCGCGCGGGAGACGGGCACCGACACCACCTGCACCGCGGACGCGAACCGATCGGAACGGCGTGGCACGGTGCCGGTGAGGTCCACGACCGTCAGGACCGGGCACCTGAGGATCGGTCAAGTGCCCTGTCAGCGAGTCGACGCACGGCGCGGGGACGGCGTTATGCGGACCGGCTTCTCCACCGGCGCGCTCTCGAGGTCGTCGAGCTGCGCGACGATCGTGCCGCGCAGGTCGTCGTAGTCCTCGAAGCAGTGGTCGTTGAAGAGGGTGTAGCCCGTCCACATGAGATTGGCGCACACCCGTGCCGGCACCCGGCCCGTCTGCGCGCCCATGCCGACCAGCGCCACCGAACGGATGCTGCCCGGCGTTCTCTTGTTCTGCTGGTGGATCGCCTGGAACGCGGCGGCGCAGGCCAGGGCCACGTTCAGTGTGTCGCTGACGTTCTGCGACGACGTCTCCATCGTCGGTGTGGAGATCAGGAATCTCGGCTTGACCGCGCCGGACGCCACGCACACCGCGCTGCCCACCGGCAGCGATCCGGCGAACTGGCTCTGGATCGCCTTCTGCACCCTCAGCTGGATTCCCGCGCCGAGATACCGCTTGACGACCGCGTCGACCCCGCCGTCCATCCGGCCCCGGGAGTTGGTGGGGCTGACCCAGGCGTCGACGTCCTCGTCGAGCAGGGAGCCCCGACGGATCTCGATCTCCGGGGTGTCCGCGAACGCCGCTCGCCAGGCCTCCACCACTTCGGTGTTGATGTCGGTCAGCACCACCTTGAGCGGCGACGGCACGCGGTCCACAGTCATGGCTAACTCCGATCGGGAAGCGGTCACTCGACTGATCGGGACGCTACCGCGACCCACTGACAGCGCAGCCGCTCGGACCGGTGGCCGCACGCGTCGGAAGCGACTGTCAGTGGGCTGCCCTAATCTCCTGTGCACCTTACGGATCAGTCCTTCCACCAGGACAGTTCAACCTCTCGGAGTCCGTCCACCATGAGCGATGCCCGCACCCCCGCCACGCCCGACCCCAACGACCCGCTCGCCCTCGCGGAACTGTTCAAGGGCGGCGGTGAACCATGGCTTCCGCTGCTGAAGCCGGTCATCGAGGCGCAGCCGGACGCTGCCGCGTTCATCGGCCCCGGCCGCAGCCCGGAGGTCGTCCCTGTTCGCGAACTGACCTTCCAGGCGCTGAAGCCCAACGCGCCGCACAAGTGGAAGGTCGTGGTCTTCGGCCAGAATCCGTATCCGCGGCCGGAGAGCGCCACCGGCATCGCCATGTTCGACAACACCTTCCACGACTGGAAGGACAGCCAGTTCGGCAGGGTCGTCAGCATCCGCTGCATCATCAAAGCGGCGGCGATGTGGAAGTACGGGATTCCCAAGAAGACCCCGATAGCCGACATTCGCGCGCTGCTGAAGGAGCGCGACACCGTGCAGCCGCCGGAGTGGTTCCAGGCGATGCTCACGCAGGGCGTGCTGCTGCTGAACGCGGCGCTGACGGCCAGCGGCGACGGCGCGATGGGCACCGACCGGCACACCCGGTTCTGGCGACCGGTCGCCGAGCGGGTCGTCGAGGAGATACTCAAGGCCAAGCAGAGCGCCGACGAGGAGGACCGCGGGGTCGTCTTCGCGTGGTGGGGGGCGCACGCGCGCAGCCTGAAGAAGGTCGTCCTCCAGCTCCAGAAGAAGTATCCCGAGGTCGAGGTCCGGCACATCGACCACGCCAATCCCGCGGCACAGGGCGACATCTTCTGCGACGGCGACCACTTCGAGATGGTGAACAACGCCCTCGCATCGCTGGGCGCCGACCCGATCGACTGGCTGCCGAGCACCGGCTGGAACAATCTCGCGGCGGGCAGCGGTCAGGCCGGCGGTGATGTCGCGGACCGTATGGGCGCGTTCATCGCGTCCACCATGGAACTGCATCAGCTGTACCTCGACCGTCTCTCGGGGGTCAAGGACGAAGGTCTCGTCCTCCCCGCGATCACCGGGATGTTCGACACTCCGCTGATGGAGTTCCGCGAGGCCGTCGCCCCGGTCGCCGGGCTGCTGTCCGGACTGGGCCATCACGTCGACCGTTCACACGAGTTCGGCAAGCGGCGGGCCGACGAGGCGTCCGGCGGCCTGTCCGCCGAAGCGATCGCGGCTCTCTACCTCTACACGTGCGAGTCCACGTTCTACCGGGAGATCAACTCCGTCCTGCGCACCCCGGACCGGACCAGACTCGTCCCGTACCTGCCCTACCTGCGCCTGCTGTTCTCGGCGGTGTCACAACTCCCGGCGCGGACAGCTCCGTTGTGGCGCGGTGTGGCCCTGGACATGCGTGCGCAGTACCCGCTCGGCCGGACCGTGACCTGGTGGGGTGTTTCCTCGTGCACCTCCGAGCTGGGCGTGGCCAAGGCGTTCCTCGGCGGCCGGGGCAAACGGACGCTGTTCGAGGTCGTCCCCGCCCGAGCGGTGAGCATCCGCGACTTCTCCGCGTTCACCAGCGAGGAGGAGTTCATCCTGCTGCCGGGAACGCAGTTGAAGGTCACGGACGTCAAGGCCGAGCGCGGCGGTCTGTGCACCGTGAAGCTGACGGAGGTGCAGGAGCAGACCCTGGTGTCCTGACCGGCGTCGCCGCCGGCCGCCGTCCCGAGTGGGGTGGCGGCCGGGGCGGTGTGGTCACCGATCCGGGAGCGGGCAGGCCGTAGCGATCGTTCCGCCCCCACGGACGGCACGGCACCGTACGGCACGACACGGCGTGGCGGGCGTGGTGTGGCCTGGCCACCGCACCTTCGGACGAGACGGATCACCAACCGCATGAAAGGATTCAACGGGTCAGGGCTCGGAAGCTATCCCCCAGTCCGCCGTCGCGTCAACGACTGAGGCAAAGAAAGCGCCTTCAGTCGCACGGCTGCACACCGGTCCCTTGACAGAGCATGCTCACGTCTCTAGCTTCCAGTTTGAATCGTTACAAAAAGGTCGCAGATTCGGAGCCGCTCGTGATCAGTAGAAGACGACTGCTCAGCACGACCAGCACCGCCGCTCTTGCCACCGCGCTCACCGCACCGCTCGCTCGGGCCGCCGCACCCGACTCCGCCGGCGCGCAGCACTCTTCGCGAACATCGCTGGATGTCACCGCTCCCAGCGTCGAGTACACCCGAAATCCGCTGGGCGTCGATGTCGCACGTCCTCGACTCACCTGGCCGCTCTCGGGCGACGGGACGCAGAGCGCGTACCAGGTCCGGGTCGCAACGACCGTGAACCGCCTCACCGACCCCGACGTCTGGGACAGCGGCAAGGTCGCCTCCCAAGACTCGGCCCTGGTGCCGTACGGGGGCCCGGCCCTCACGGCGCGCACCCGTTACCACTGGCAGGTCCGCGTCTGGGACGCCTCCGGAAAGGCGTCGAAGTGGAGCGCGCCGTCCTGGTGGGAGACAGGTCTGGACGACTGGTCGGCACACTGGATCGCCGCACCGGCCGCGCTGGTCGGCGCACCCGATCTCAAGGACGCCTCCTGGATCTGGTTTCCCGAGGGGGACCCGGCGAGCAGCGCTCCGGCCGCGACCCGCTGGTTCCGGCTCCGAGTGGACGTTCCGACCGGCGTCACCCGGGCGCGCCTGGTGACGAACGCCGATGACGGCTACACGGCGCACGTCAATGGCACGCAGGTGGCGCACGCGGACGCGGACGGCCCCGCCGAGAACTGGCGCCGCCCCGCTCTCACCGACGTCACGGCGGAGCTGGGCTCCGGCCCGGCGGTGGTCGCGGTGGCGGCGACCAACGCCTCGGTGAGCCCCGCCGGCCTCCTCGGCACGCTGGAACTGACGCTGGCGGACGGCACCGTGCGCAGGGTGCCCACCGGCTCCGAGTGGAAGGTCACCGACAAGGAACCGTCCGGGAGTTGGACCACGACGGAGTTCGACGACACGTCCTGGTCCGCGGCCAAGGTCCTCGCCGCCTGGGGTGCCGGGCCATGGGGCAAGGTGACCCCGGCCCACTCCCCCGCCGCTCAACTGCGCCACGAGTTCCGGCTCAAGGGCGGACGGATCACACGGGCACGTCTGTACGCGACGGCGCTCGGTTTGTACGAGGCCCAGCTCAACGGCCACCGCGTCGGACAGGACAGGCTCGCGCCGGGCTGGACGGATTACCGCAAGCGGGTGCAGTACCAGACCTACGACGTGACGAAGCTGCTCTCCCCCGGCAGGAACGCGCTCGGCGTGACCCTGGCCGCCGGCTGGTACGCAGGCAGCATCGCCTGGTTCGGCGCCCACCAGTACGGCGAACGTCCGGCGGTGCTGGCCCAGTTGGAGGTCACCTACGCGGACGGGACGACGCAGACGGTCGTCTCGGACCCGGAGTGGCGCGCCGCCACGGGACCCGTCACGAAGGCCGACCTGATGGCGGGCCAGGACTACGACGCCCGGCTGGAGACGGCAGGCTGGACCGGCGCCGGCTTCGACGACCGCGGGTGGACGAAGGCAGAGGTCCTCGACAAGGTCACGGCGACCCTCGTCGCCCAGGTCGACGGCGCGACGAGGGTCGAGGACACGTTGCCCGCGCGGACGCTGACCGAGCCCGAGCCCGGCGTGTTCGTCTACGACCTGGGGCAGAACATGGTCGGCACGGTTCGCCTCACCGTGTCCGGGAGGGCCGGTACGAAGGTGCGGCTGCGCCACGCCGAGGTCCTGAACCCGGACGGCACGCTGTACACGGCGAACCTGCGCACGGCGCGCGCGACCGACACCTACACCCTCAAGGGCAAGGGCCGGGAGACCTACGAACCGAGCTTCACCTTCCACGGCTTCCGCTACGTCGAGGTGACCGGATACCCCGGGAAGCCTCCGCTGAGCGCGGTCGTGGGGCGGGTGGTGCACACGTCGGCGCCGTTCACGATGGATTTCCAGACGAATCTGCCGATGCTCAACCAACTGCACAGCAACATCACCTGGGGGCAGCGCGGCAACTTCGTCTCGGTTCCGACGGACACCCCCGCGCGCGACGAGCGGCTGGGCTGGACCGGCGACATCAACGTCTTCGCCCCGACGGCCGCGTACACGATGGAGTCGGCACGGTTCCTGACCAAGTGGCTCACCGATCTGCGCGACGCGCAGACCGACGACGGGGCGTTCACCGACGTGGCACCCAACGTCGGAGGGCTCGGCCACGGGGTCGCGGGCTGGGGCGACGCGGGGGTGACGGTCCCGTGGGCGCTGTACGAGGCCTACGGCGACACCCGTGTCCTGGAGGAGTCCTGGGAGTCGATGCTGAAATGGCTCGCCTACCTGGAGGCGCACAGCAAGGGGTACCTGCGGCCGGCCGAGGGCTACGGGGACTGGCTCAACGTGCAGGACGAGACCCCCAAGGACGTCATCGGCACCGCGTACTTCGCGCACGCGGCCGATCTGGTGGGGCGTACGGCCGCGGCGCTCGGCAAGGACCCCAAGCCCTACCAGGAGTTGTTCCACGCCGTGCGCGACGCGTTCCGTGCCGCCTACGTGACCGGTGGCGGCCGCGTGAAGGGCGACACACAGACCGCCTATGTGCTGGCCCTGTCCATGGATCTGCTGGCCGACGGGGACAGGGGTCCGGCGGCGGACCGCCTCGTCGACCTGATCCGCTCGAAGGACTGGCACCTGTCGACCGGCTTCCTGGGGACGCCGCGGCTGCTGCCCGTACTGACGGACACCGGCCACACGGACGTCGCGTACCGGCTGCTGACGCAGCGCTCGTTCCCGAGCTGGGGCTACCAGATCGACCGGGGCGCGACGACGATGTGGGAGCGCTGGGACTCCATCCGTCCGGACGGCTCCTTCCAGGACGCCGGCATGAACTCCTTCAACCACTACGCGTACGGGTCCGTCGGTGCCTGGATGTACGCGAACATCGCGGGCATCGCCCCGGCCGCTCCCGGCTTCCGCTCGATCCGCGTCCGGCCGCGCCCCGGTGGGGGTGTGACCCGGGCCCAGGGGCGGTTCGAGTCGGTGCACGGCCCGATCACCACACGCTGGACCGCGGGCGACGACGGCTTCCGGCTGTCACTGTCCGTGCCGGCGAACACGACGGCCGAGGTCTGGGTCCCCGTCGGCGACGGTGCCGCGGATCAAGTCAGCCATGGTGCGGCGAAGTTCCTGCGCACGGAGGACGGCTGCGCCGTGTACTCCGCGGCTCCGGGGCGCCACGAGTTCGCGACCTGAGCCCACCGGCCGCCGAGCGGTGAGCACCGCTCGGTGGCCGCAGCTCGACGAGGAGTGCCGCACCCGCGGCGCTCCTCGTGCCTCGACCCGTCCGCGGGCAGGCCGGGCAGAGGTCCGCGAATGAGCGGAGGCCCGCGGCGGGCCTCGCGTGCCCAGGGGCACCGAGTCCGGCAGACTGTGCGCATGCATGACGATGCCATAGCCCAACTTCAGGAAATCCGGACGCTGTTGGCTTCCTTCGAGGGAACCTCCAGCATTCACCGCGCCGCGGAACTGGACGGTGCCGCGGAGAAGGTCGCGTCCTGCGCGGCCGACCTGGTCGACGTCAAGGTGCCCTACGATCTTCAGCACCGGCTGGCCTTCGCCGTCAAGGCGATCCAGGCCGCGGAGAAGGCGGGACGCGCACACCGAAGCAACCCCCTGGCTCGGCCGCTGTCCCAGGTGCGCTTCGCCCTGAAGACGGGATCGGCCCAGGGCTGGCTCCAGGGAGCCCTGGAGATCATGGATCCGGCGAACACGCCCTCGTCGCAGCGCGCCGAATAGGGCCTGGCGCACGCCCGGCATCGCCGCCCCGCACCCGGAGCATCACATCGACTGCGCGGCCCTCACCGCCGAGCACCCTCGGAACCAGATTAGATCGCACGTTCGATTTCTCGGGAAATCGGACGTACGCTCTGACATGTGACCCAAGATCCGCCGTCCCGCCTCGAGCTGCTGCGATTCGCCCGGCGCGTGTTCGTCCAGCAGGCCAGGGCGGGCCTGACACAGATCGACCGGTGGATCGCCGACGAGGAACGCCGGGAGACGGAACGCCGGCGCCGCCTTCTCGCCCGGCCTCCCGCGCCGGAGTGGCTCGTCGAACAGGGCCTCGGCGAGAGCACCGCGGTGTACGTCCATGTCGGCGACTGCCACATGGCAGGCAAGCGGTCCAAGGGCGTGCAACGCGATCAGGCGGTCCGGGCGCTGGCCGACGGAGTCGACGCCTGCCCGCACTGCCGACCCGACACACGGCTGGGAATCCTCGACTAGTGCCGTGGGTTCGCCGCGTTCAGGCCGCCGCGGCGGCGGCCGTCGCCGGATGCGGGGCGGGGCGTGCGGGTCGGCCGGTGCGGCTCCCTCAGGCGTATCCGAGCAGCAGTTCCCGGTAGCGCTTGGCGTGCAGGGCGAGTTCCTCGTCGCTGGTTCCGCGGGCGTCGTGCAGTACCAACGGGTCGGCGTACGCAAGACCCATCCGGTGCGCCGTCTGCTCCAGCGGCCTCAGCAGTTCCGCCATGGTGAAGCGATGGAAGCCATCGGGTCCGTACGCGTCCTCGACCCCGCCCGTCGACGTGACGAGCTGAAGCGTCTTGCCCTCCAGCAGCGGACCGGTGTCGTAGGCGAAGTCCCGCAGCATGACCTCGTCCAGCCACTGCTTGAGGAAGCCGGGAACGGAGTACCAGTGGAACGGGAACTGGAAGACGATCACGTCGTGCTCACGCACCAGCCGCTGTTCGGCGGCGACGTCGATGACCCGGTCCGGGTACGCCTCATGGATGTCGTGCAGTGTGACGTGGTCCAGTCCGCGGACTTCGCCGGCCAGCGCCGCATTGATCCGTGAGCGGTGCAGGGCGGGATGGGCGAGCAGCACCAGAGTGCGTGTCGGCATACGCGCTTCTTCTCTCTCCAGACAGACCTGTCTGTCTTTTTCGGGCGGTCCGACCGGCTCGCCCGGAGCAGGGCGATACGCCGGTGGGCCGTCGAACAACTAGTGCGGTGCGGGGATCGCCCGGTCGACCAGGACACGCGCGGCGGCCTTGGCGGCGGCCGGCATGGCCTCGTTCTGCTCCAGCCTGCCAGCGGCCAGGGTTCCGTCGATCAGGAGTGTGAGCTGGAGTGCCAGGGCCTGCGGCTGAGGAGCGCCGGCCGCCTCGGCCAGCCCGTGCACCCACTCCCGGACCAGCTGCTTGTGCTCGACGGTCACGGTGTGCGCGGCCGTCCCCGGCTCGCTCTCCGCCGCGGCGTTGATGAACGGGCAGCCGTGGAATCCGTGACGGCGATAGGAGGCGGCGACGGCGTCGAACATGCCGACGAGCTGCTCACGGGGATCGTCCCCCGCGGCGAGCGCGGCCGCCCGCAGCTTCCCGCGCCAGGAGTCGTCGGTCCGGCGCAGATACTCCGCGGCCAGTTCGTCCTTGGACGGGAAGTGCGCATACAGCGTCGCCTTGGCGACACCGGACTGATCGATGATGCGGTCCACGCCCACACCCCTCAGCCCGTGCTCCCTGAACAGCTCACTCGCCGTGTCCAGGATCCGCTGACGGGCGGGCGGGCGCTTCACCGTACCTGCCATGGCAACCACCTCCTCCTCGCTTCCGGTGCCACCCACCATAACGAACAGACAGGTCTGTCTAGTCCGCTGCCGATGTGTGCCGCACCACACGCGGATTCCTGTCCGAACGGCTGCTCGGGACCGTTCAGATCGCGTCGGGTCCGAGGTCGCCGGGGCCGGCTCCGTACGCCCCCGCGTGTTGGCGCCGGTAGGTGCCGGGGGTCGTGCCGTACTCCCGTTTGAAGGCGC
Coding sequences:
- a CDS encoding YoaK family protein, giving the protein MGTKSQVLLTTAAGCVNAIGFLTLGGVFTSVMTANSALLGLALGNGDPAMAKLAGVAIVAYLAGAVLGGSAAARSGRGVRSGMRGALAVECVVLSAVWAFWLVVDGRPQAVEKAVLLAASCLAMGCQSGGIRVASGGALTTAYMTGAMTGVVTDFVTRRRFDRHVALIVLLLPVGAAIGGLTVRWARLAAPAVPVLLVAAALAVVMYGGRSAARRHHGAEHSD
- a CDS encoding alpha-L-rhamnosidase yields the protein MISRRRLLSTTSTAALATALTAPLARAAAPDSAGAQHSSRTSLDVTAPSVEYTRNPLGVDVARPRLTWPLSGDGTQSAYQVRVATTVNRLTDPDVWDSGKVASQDSALVPYGGPALTARTRYHWQVRVWDASGKASKWSAPSWWETGLDDWSAHWIAAPAALVGAPDLKDASWIWFPEGDPASSAPAATRWFRLRVDVPTGVTRARLVTNADDGYTAHVNGTQVAHADADGPAENWRRPALTDVTAELGSGPAVVAVAATNASVSPAGLLGTLELTLADGTVRRVPTGSEWKVTDKEPSGSWTTTEFDDTSWSAAKVLAAWGAGPWGKVTPAHSPAAQLRHEFRLKGGRITRARLYATALGLYEAQLNGHRVGQDRLAPGWTDYRKRVQYQTYDVTKLLSPGRNALGVTLAAGWYAGSIAWFGAHQYGERPAVLAQLEVTYADGTTQTVVSDPEWRAATGPVTKADLMAGQDYDARLETAGWTGAGFDDRGWTKAEVLDKVTATLVAQVDGATRVEDTLPARTLTEPEPGVFVYDLGQNMVGTVRLTVSGRAGTKVRLRHAEVLNPDGTLYTANLRTARATDTYTLKGKGRETYEPSFTFHGFRYVEVTGYPGKPPLSAVVGRVVHTSAPFTMDFQTNLPMLNQLHSNITWGQRGNFVSVPTDTPARDERLGWTGDINVFAPTAAYTMESARFLTKWLTDLRDAQTDDGAFTDVAPNVGGLGHGVAGWGDAGVTVPWALYEAYGDTRVLEESWESMLKWLAYLEAHSKGYLRPAEGYGDWLNVQDETPKDVIGTAYFAHAADLVGRTAAALGKDPKPYQELFHAVRDAFRAAYVTGGGRVKGDTQTAYVLALSMDLLADGDRGPAADRLVDLIRSKDWHLSTGFLGTPRLLPVLTDTGHTDVAYRLLTQRSFPSWGYQIDRGATTMWERWDSIRPDGSFQDAGMNSFNHYAYGSVGAWMYANIAGIAPAAPGFRSIRVRPRPGGGVTRAQGRFESVHGPITTRWTAGDDGFRLSLSVPANTTAEVWVPVGDGAADQVSHGAAKFLRTEDGCAVYSAAPGRHEFAT
- a CDS encoding ADP-ribosyltransferase domain-containing protein; this encodes MSDARTPATPDPNDPLALAELFKGGGEPWLPLLKPVIEAQPDAAAFIGPGRSPEVVPVRELTFQALKPNAPHKWKVVVFGQNPYPRPESATGIAMFDNTFHDWKDSQFGRVVSIRCIIKAAAMWKYGIPKKTPIADIRALLKERDTVQPPEWFQAMLTQGVLLLNAALTASGDGAMGTDRHTRFWRPVAERVVEEILKAKQSADEEDRGVVFAWWGAHARSLKKVVLQLQKKYPEVEVRHIDHANPAAQGDIFCDGDHFEMVNNALASLGADPIDWLPSTGWNNLAAGSGQAGGDVADRMGAFIASTMELHQLYLDRLSGVKDEGLVLPAITGMFDTPLMEFREAVAPVAGLLSGLGHHVDRSHEFGKRRADEASGGLSAEAIAALYLYTCESTFYREINSVLRTPDRTRLVPYLPYLRLLFSAVSQLPARTAPLWRGVALDMRAQYPLGRTVTWWGVSSCTSELGVAKAFLGGRGKRTLFEVVPARAVSIRDFSAFTSEEEFILLPGTQLKVTDVKAERGGLCTVKLTEVQEQTLVS
- a CDS encoding NAD(P)H-dependent oxidoreductase, whose translation is MPTRTLVLLAHPALHRSRINAALAGEVRGLDHVTLHDIHEAYPDRVIDVAAEQRLVREHDVIVFQFPFHWYSVPGFLKQWLDEVMLRDFAYDTGPLLEGKTLQLVTSTGGVEDAYGPDGFHRFTMAELLRPLEQTAHRMGLAYADPLVLHDARGTSDEELALHAKRYRELLLGYA
- a CDS encoding macro domain-containing protein — its product is MTVDRVPSPLKVVLTDINTEVVEAWRAAFADTPEIEIRRGSLLDEDVDAWVSPTNSRGRMDGGVDAVVKRYLGAGIQLRVQKAIQSQFAGSLPVGSAVCVASGAVKPRFLISTPTMETSSQNVSDTLNVALACAAAFQAIHQQNKRTPGSIRSVALVGMGAQTGRVPARVCANLMWTGYTLFNDHCFEDYDDLRGTIVAQLDDLESAPVEKPVRITPSPRRASTR
- a CDS encoding SDR family NAD(P)-dependent oxidoreductase translates to MNAASRLTTPFHSHTSAAEVIDGVDLTGRRAVVTGGASGIGAETVRALALAGAEVTVATRRPEAAESLAAEIAAVRGAGSVRAEALDLGDLTSVDAFAQAWEGPLDILVANAGIMALPTREVGPGGWELQLATNYLGHFALTTALHTALRAAGSARVVLVGSGAHRNVPFDFDDPQFEGRPYDPWVAYGQSKTAMVLFAVGADRWAADGIAVNALNPGYILTNLQRHLDDDTMRAFGVMDDEGNLTPLPYYKTPAQGAATSVLLAASPLVKGVTGRYFEDNQEARVVEIDDEGPGGVARHALDRHAAERLWAYAADAVRR
- a CDS encoding DUF6233 domain-containing protein, with product MTQDPPSRLELLRFARRVFVQQARAGLTQIDRWIADEERRETERRRRLLARPPAPEWLVEQGLGESTAVYVHVGDCHMAGKRSKGVQRDQAVRALADGVDACPHCRPDTRLGILD
- a CDS encoding TetR/AcrR family transcriptional regulator — protein: MAGTVKRPPARQRILDTASELFREHGLRGVGVDRIIDQSGVAKATLYAHFPSKDELAAEYLRRTDDSWRGKLRAAALAAGDDPREQLVGMFDAVAASYRRHGFHGCPFINAAAESEPGTAAHTVTVEHKQLVREWVHGLAEAAGAPQPQALALQLTLLIDGTLAAGRLEQNEAMPAAAKAAARVLVDRAIPAPH